In Vitis vinifera cultivar Pinot Noir 40024 chromosome 11, ASM3070453v1, a genomic segment contains:
- the LOC100247834 gene encoding probable 1-deoxy-D-xylulose-5-phosphate synthase 2, chloroplastic isoform X2, translating to MASCGVLRTCFCPTLSSQDRTPSLSRLTATTATSRPNSKPKYNSVMVTAAQDNNSSEDKNTMVRSEEQARRNPRFTRSLNFSGEKPSTPVLDTINYPIHMKNLSIGELETLAAELREEIVYTVSKTGGHLSSSLGVAELTIALHHVFDTPEDKIIWDVGHQAYAHKILTGRRSRMHTIRQTCGLAGFPKRDESIYDAFGAGHSSTSISAGLGMAAGRDLLGKNNNVISVIGDGAMTAGQAYEAMNNAGYLDSNLIIILNDNGQVSLPTATVDGPAPPVGALSKALTNLQSSRKFRQLREAAKGFTKHVGGQAHEIAAKVDEYMRGIVGGSHACLFEELGLSYIGPVDGHNVEDLVHILTKVRVMPAPGPVLVHVITEKGKGYAPAEVAADKMHGVVKFDAMSGKQLKTKSKTLSHTQYFAESLIAEAERDENIVAIHAAMGGGTGLNLFQKRFPDRCFDVGIAEQHAVTFAAGLDTEGLKPFCAIYSSFLQRGFDQVAHDVDLQKLPVRFAMDRAGLVGADGPTHCGAFDTTFMACLPNMVVMAPSCESELMHMVATAAAIDDRPSCFRYPGGNGIGSILPQNNKGTPLEIGKGRVLKEGSRVAILGYGTIVQNCLAAGKLLQVLGVSTTVADARFCKPLDGDLIRQLAQEHEVLITVEEGSIGGFSSHVSHFLGLNGLLDGKLKWRPMMLPDRYINHGSQTEQFEEAGLSSRHIAATVLSVMGENKDSLHLLKL from the exons TACAATAGTGTCATGGTTACAGCTGCCCAGGACAATAATTCAAGTGAGGACAAGAACACAATGGTCCGGAGTGAAGAGCAAGCAAGGAGGAATCCAAGGTTCACAAGATCCCTCAATTTCTCTGGGGAAAAACCTTCAACTCCAGTCCTAGATACCATAAACTACCCAATTCATATGAAGAATCTCTCTATTGGG GAGCTTGAGACGTTGGCTGCTGAACTGAGGGAGGAGATTGTTTATACAGTGTCAAAAACTGGTGGGCATTTAAGCTCAAGCTTAGGAGTGGCTGAACTAACCATTGCACTTCACCATGTGTTCGACACGCCCGAGGATAAGATAATTTGGGACGTGGGGCATCAG GCATATGCGCATAAGATTTTGACTGGAAGGAGATCAAGAATGCACACGATCCGGCAGACTTGTGGGCTTGCTGGCTTCCCCAAGAGGGATGAGAGTATATATGATGCCTTTGGAGCTGGTCATAGTTCTACTAGCATTTCAGCTGGCTTAG GGATGGCAGCTGGTAGAGATTTGTTAGGGAAGAACAATAATGTGATTTCGGTGATCGGGGATGGAGCCATGACAGCAGGACAGGCATATGAGGCAATGAACAATGCAGGTTATCTTGATTCAAACCTTATCATAATCTTGAACGACAATGGGCAAGTTTCTCTACCCACCGCCACTGTTGATGGCCCTGCTCCTCCTGTTGGAGCTCTAAGCAAAGCCCTAACCAATCTACAATCAAGTAGAAAGTTTCGTCAGCTGCGCGAAGCTGCAAAA GGTTTTACTAAGCACGTGGGAGGCCAGGCACATGAAATTGCCGCCAAAGTGGATGAATATATGAGAGGAATAGTGGGTGGCTCTCATGCTTGCCTCTTTGAAGAACTTGGGCTCTCCTACATTGGTCCAGTGGATGGCCATAATGTGGAAGACCTTGTTCACATCTTGACGAAGGTTCGGGTTATGCCAGCACCAGGACCTGTTCTTGTGCATGTTATCACTGAGAAAGGAAAAGGATATGCTCCCGCTGAAGTTGCAGCCGATAAAATGCATG GTGTTGTAAAATTTGATGCCATGTCCGGGAAGCAGTTGAAGACCAAATCGAAAACTCTTTCCCACACCCAATACTTTGCAGAGTCTTTGATTGCAGAAGCAGAAAGAGATGAAAACATTGTAGCAATCCATGCTGCAATGGGGGGAGGCACTGGACTTAATTTATTCCAGAAGCGCTTCCCTGATAGATGCTTTGATGTTGGGATTGCAGAGCAACATGCTGTTACCTTTGCTGCTGGTCTAGACACTGAAGGCCTCAAGCCTTTTTGTGCTATTTACTCTTCTTTTCTGCAGAGAGGTTTCGATCAG GTAGCGCATGATGTAGATCTTCAAAAGCTTCCAGTGAGATTTGCTATGGACAGGGCCGGCCTTGTAGGTGCGGATGGTCCAACCCATTGCGGGGCCTTTGACACTACTTTCATGGCTTGTTTACCTAATATGGTGGTCATGGCTCCTTCCTGTGAAAGCGAGCTCATGCATATGGTAGCTACAGCTGCAGCCATCGATGACAGGCCCAGCTGTTTTAGATACCCCGGAGGAAATGGCATTGGTTCCATTCTTCCACAAAATAACAAAGGGACCCCCTTAGAG ATTGGTAAGGGAAGGGTGCTGAAGGAAGGAAGTAGAGTGGCAATTCTGGGCTACGGAACAATAGTACAAAACTGTTTAGCGGCAGGTAAGCTTCTCCAGGTCCTTGGGGTCTCCACGACTGTGGCGGACGCACGATTCTGCAAGCCTCTTGATGGAGATTTGATCAGACAACTGGCTCAAGAGCATGAGGTCCTCATTACTGTTGAAGAAGGATCTATTGGAGGATTCAGCTCTCATGTCTCCCATTTCTTGGGATTGAATGGATTACTCGACGGAAAACTTAAG TGGAGGCCTATGATGCTCCCGGACCGATACATCAACCATGGATCTCAGACAGAGCAATTTGAAGAGGCTGGGCTCAGTTCAAGGCATATTGCTGCCACAGTTCTCTCAGTGATGGGTGAAAACAAGGATAGCCTTCACCTCCTCAAACTATAG